In Manis javanica isolate MJ-LG chromosome 18, MJ_LKY, whole genome shotgun sequence, the following proteins share a genomic window:
- the TUBGCP5 gene encoding gamma-tubulin complex component 5 isoform X10, whose product MARPGPSWSCLDQQQERDVRALVRLVTLLQDEADPNFQLALNFAWSSFRFHRFLDVNSHKVEKTIEGIYEKFIIHSDLSKAASWKRLTEEFLNASLMSTKDKKTDAHYSILLLLLCLSDSPSNSNYVETPRDKQVENKNDFDWGKYLMEGEEIDLGPNVDTPNWSEESENEDDQQPLSREDSGIQVDRTPLEESDQNRKVGPRVSWKAVESDGRSWLEQHVVHQYWTDRSPRFPHSLHLHSNLAAIWDQHLYNSDPLYVPDDRVFVTETQVIRETLWLLSGVKKLFIFQLIDGKVTVRNNIIVTHLTHRCLRSVLEQIAAYGQVVFQLQEFIDEVMGHSSESMLPGNGPIPKKLAEAPFRTYQAFMWALYKYFISFKEELTDIEKCIINNETTVTLAVVVGKLSPRLAQLKVLHKVFSTGVAEVPPDTRNVVRASHLLNTLYKAILEYDNVGEASEQTVSLLFSLWVETVRPYLQTVDEWIAHGQLYDCAREFIIQRNKNVPVNHRDFWYATYTLYSVSEKIENEEKMSDNTSASSGSDQGPYGRQHTMVSFLKPVLKQIIMAGKSMQLLKNLQCSESTTCQTTARDAERKSLYTLFLESVQSRLRHGEDSTTQVLTEQQATKENLIKMQSIAERHLELDDIHDPLLAINFARLYLEQSDFHEKFAGGDVCVDRSSESVTCQTFELTLRSCLYPHIDKQYLDCCGNLMQTLKKDYRLVEYLQAMRNFFLMEGGDTMYDFYTSIFDKIREKEAWQNVSFLNVQLQEAVGQRYPEDSSRMESIEKMESDFKNCHMFLVTILNKAVCRGSFPHLESLALSLMAGMEQS is encoded by the exons ATGGCTCGGCCGGGCCCGTCCTGGAGCTGCCTGGACCAGCAGCAGGAGCGCGACGTGCGGGCGCTCGTTCGCCTTGTGACCCTCCTCCAGGACGAAGCGGATCCTAACTTTCAGCTAGCGCTGAACTTCGCCTGGTCCAGCTTCAG ATTTCATCGTTTCTTGGATGTCAACAGCCACAAAGTAGAAAAGACAATAGAAGG aatttatgaaaaattcatcatccattctgATCTCAGCAAAGCTGCTAGTTGGAAGAGATTAACTGAGGAATTTCTAAATGCATCACTTATGAGCACAAAGGACAAAAAG acagaTGCACATTATTCCATACTGTTACTTCTTCTATGTCTGTCCGATTCTCCTTCAAACAGCAATTATGTGGAAACGCCAAGAGATAAACAAGTGG aaaataaaaatgattttgactGGGGAAAATACTTGATGGAAGGTGAAGAAATTGACCTTGGTCCAAATGTAGACACACCA AATTGGtctgaagaaagtgaaaatgaaGATGATCAACAGCCCTTAAGCAGGGAGGACTCTGGGATTCAGGTGGACAGGACACCATTAGAAGAATCAGATCAGAACAGAAAAGTAGGGCCTCGTGTCAGCTGGAAAG CAGTTGAGTCAGATGGCCGAAGCTGGCTGGAACAGCATGTGGTCCATCAGTACTGGACAGACAGATCCCCACGGTTTCCTCATAGTTTACATTTGCATTCCAATTTAGCTGCTATCTG GGACCAACACTTGTACAACAGCGACCCATTATATGTTCCAGATGACAGAGTTTTTGTTACTGAGACGCAAGTTATTCGGGAAACCTTATG gTTACTCTCAGGGGTAAAAAAGCTCTTTATATTTCAGTTGATAGATGGGAAGGTAACTGTGAGAAACAATATTATAGTAACTCATTTGACACAT AGATGCCTACGATCAGTGCTGGAACAAATAGCAGCATATGGCCAGGTTGTCTTTCAACTCCAGGAGTTCATCGATGAAGTCATGGGGCACAGCTCTGAAAGCATGTTACCTGGAAATGGCCCCATTCCTAAGAAGCTAGCCGAAGCTCCCTTTAGAACGTATCAGGCTTTCATGTGGGCCCTGTACAAATACTTCATTAGTTTCAAAGAGGAGCTTACAGATATTGAGAAGTGCATCATCAATAATG aaACTACAGTAACTCTTGCAGTAGTGGTGGGCAAGTTGTCACCTCGACTGGCTCAGCTTAAGGTTCTACACAAAGTGTTTAGTACTGGAGTAGCAGAAGTTCCACCTGACACTCGAAATGTCGTTCGGGCATCTCATCTGCTCAACACACTGTACAAAGCCATTCTGGAATATGACAACGTTGGAGAAGCCTCTGAGCAAACT GTCTCCCTACTCTTCTCTCTCTGGGTGGAAACGGTGAGGCCCTACCTGCAGACGGTGGATGAGTGGATCGCACATGGGCAGCTATACGACTGTGCCCGGGAGTTCATCATCCAGAG AAACAAAAATGTTCCGGTAAATCACAGAGACTTTTGGTATGCAACCTACACACTATACAGCGTGTCGGAAAAGATAGAAAACGAAGAAAAAATGAGTGATAACACTAGTGCAAGCTCTGGCAGTGACCAGGGACCCTATGGCAGGCAGCACACCATGGTGTCCTTCCTCAAACCTGTCCTTAAGCAGATCATAATGGCTGGGAAGTCAATGCAGCTGCTGAAGAACCTGCAGTGTTCGGAGAGCACCACATGCCAGACAACGGCCAGAG ATGCAGAAAGAAAAAGCTTGTATACcctcttcttggaatctgtgcAGTCACGTCTTCGACATGGAGAAGATTCCACTACACAGGTCCTCACTGAGCAGCAGGCGACCAAAGAGAATCTCATTAAGATGCAGTCCATCGCTGAAAGGCATCTCGAACTGGATGACATTCACGATCCACTGCTGGCAATTAATTTCGCAAG GTTGTATTTGGAACAGAGTGACTTTCACGAGAAGTTTGCTGGTGGAGATGTATGTGTGGATAGATCATCAGAATCTGTGACATGCCAGACTTTTGAGTTAACACTGAGATCTTGCCTATATCCTCATATTGATAAGCAGTATTTAGATTGCTGTGGAAACCTCATGCAAACTCTAAAAAAAGATTACAG GTTGGTTGAGTACTTGCAGGccatgagaaattttttcttaATGGAAGGTGGAGATACCATGTATGACTTCTACACATCAATTTTtgataaaataagagaaaaggaagccTGGCAGAATGTGTCTTTCCTTAACGTCCAGCTCCAAGAAGCAGTAGGACAGCGTTATCCTGAAGACAGTTCACG